One genomic segment of Paenibacillus xylanexedens includes these proteins:
- a CDS encoding carboxymuconolactone decarboxylase family protein, with translation MNLRTNYRVASPGAFKAMMAMEQYISGQFENKVLYELLKIRVSQINGCAFCLDMHAKDLMKLGDYADHILLLSVWREVPFFTDQERVMLELAEAVTRISEHGVPLALYDKVREQFSESELVDLILAINTINNWNRIAITTGMYPGCFN, from the coding sequence ATGAATTTAAGAACGAACTACAGAGTAGCGAGTCCAGGTGCTTTTAAAGCGATGATGGCAATGGAGCAATATATATCCGGGCAATTTGAAAATAAAGTATTGTATGAGCTGTTAAAAATCCGAGTGTCCCAGATTAATGGTTGCGCCTTTTGTCTAGATATGCATGCCAAAGATCTGATGAAACTGGGAGATTACGCGGATCATATTCTTTTGCTGAGTGTATGGCGTGAAGTGCCTTTCTTCACGGATCAAGAACGTGTTATGCTGGAGCTGGCTGAAGCGGTGACCCGAATCTCGGAACACGGTGTACCACTTGCGTTATACGATAAGGTTCGTGAACAATTCAGTGAATCCGAACTGGTGGATCTGATCCTGGCCATTAACACGATTAATAACTGGAACCGGATTGCGATCACAACTGGGATGTATCCGGGTTGCTTTAACTAA
- a CDS encoding sigma-70 family RNA polymerase sigma factor has protein sequence MNSNFHANEPEVSSLDVGELYIRYKKYAFSIAYRMLGSVAEAEDIVQDCFAGIQSTSVQDIRNPKSYIARLVVNRSLNLLNSARNQRESYVGEWLPEPMGDSEEANMPEETMEKKELISYAYLVMLERLSPMERAVFVLREAFRYDYSEIADWLGKTESNCRQIFSRARRNLPERLPPIEQSDADMIAKGELLSRFTTAFLRYDVSAMLELLADQPVFTADGGGVVHTVMRTMNVHKGVLALLTSRRVLTRLREREWVPMWINGELQLALMKEGQLSEVLCLELDASGERIEGVYLVVNPNKLTSIDTSTL, from the coding sequence ATGAATTCTAATTTCCACGCCAATGAGCCAGAAGTATCTTCTCTGGATGTTGGTGAGTTGTATATTCGTTATAAAAAATATGCATTTTCAATAGCTTACCGCATGCTGGGCAGTGTAGCAGAAGCTGAAGATATTGTGCAGGATTGTTTTGCTGGGATTCAGAGCACGTCTGTTCAGGATATTCGTAATCCCAAGTCCTACATCGCCAGACTGGTTGTGAATCGAAGCTTGAATCTGCTAAATTCCGCCCGTAATCAGCGGGAAAGTTATGTTGGTGAGTGGCTGCCAGAGCCGATGGGTGACAGTGAAGAGGCGAACATGCCAGAGGAAACGATGGAGAAAAAAGAGCTGATATCCTACGCCTATCTGGTCATGTTGGAGCGTCTATCGCCCATGGAACGGGCTGTTTTTGTCCTTCGTGAAGCGTTTCGATATGATTATTCCGAAATAGCGGATTGGCTGGGCAAAACGGAGAGTAACTGCCGTCAAATCTTTAGCCGCGCCAGACGAAATTTGCCCGAAAGACTTCCGCCGATCGAGCAGAGTGATGCGGATATGATAGCCAAAGGTGAATTGCTGAGCCGTTTTACAACGGCTTTCCTTCGTTATGACGTCTCTGCCATGCTTGAGTTACTGGCGGATCAGCCTGTATTTACAGCAGATGGCGGTGGCGTTGTGCATACGGTTATGAGAACAATGAACGTGCACAAAGGTGTGCTTGCACTCCTGACCTCACGGCGAGTCCTTACGCGATTGCGTGAAAGGGAATGGGTACCCATGTGGATCAATGGCGAACTTCAACTTGCGTTGATGAAAGAAGGGCAGTTGTCCGAGGTACTCTGTTTGGAGTTGGACGCTTCCGGAGAGAGGATTGAGGGCGTGTATCTCGTCGTTAATCCGAACAAACTTACATCAATAGACACTTCAACTCTTTGA
- a CDS encoding spore coat protein: MHPQNLVQPTLNANPNVTPNMNHGGHEMFDVHEILSSTINVLDQYMIFRTFVQSQELIGILDRQYNFILSQYNLTAECFASGQKPHQETATYMIPNIVPPVYGLKPSAPKKPNQSLADVKDAGISAHMLGLIKSHASLLGMSCSEITNGTVRRVIASQIQHFIEMAYEIFMFQNKNAYYQVPQLTPSDTQQMLQAYIPATGAPQMPINNKPLH; encoded by the coding sequence ATGCACCCTCAAAATTTAGTACAACCCACATTGAATGCTAATCCAAATGTCACCCCTAACATGAATCATGGTGGCCATGAGATGTTCGATGTGCATGAGATTCTGTCCTCCACCATTAACGTGCTGGATCAATACATGATCTTTCGTACATTTGTGCAGAGCCAGGAACTGATTGGCATTCTGGACCGGCAGTATAATTTCATATTATCCCAGTACAATCTGACAGCAGAGTGTTTTGCATCCGGACAGAAACCTCATCAAGAGACAGCAACCTATATGATCCCCAACATCGTACCACCGGTATATGGCCTTAAGCCCTCAGCACCGAAAAAGCCAAACCAGAGCTTGGCTGATGTAAAGGATGCCGGGATTAGCGCTCATATGTTGGGACTGATTAAGTCACATGCGAGTCTGCTCGGCATGTCTTGCAGCGAGATCACGAATGGAACGGTTCGCCGAGTCATCGCTTCTCAGATCCAGCATTTTATCGAGATGGCCTATGAAATTTTCATGTTCCAGAATAAAAACGCCTATTATCAAGTACCTCAACTCACTCCAAGTGATACACAACAGATGCTTCAGGCATACATTCCAGCAACCGGAGCACCTCAGATGCCTATTAACAATAAACCACTTCATTAA
- a CDS encoding leucine-rich repeat domain-containing protein, whose amino-acid sequence MVAVAFHTDPRGTAYELLIDELIEKADRFMLVDRKYAEEATPERVTTVLRRLDPYLIENSTMEEMMMKSGAMYSEGIYYIYRCTPESGQILKEEANRFHDWLYPSMPDDLCFLNEDGSDYFYTVAHENMYGMHITQEEAIELMERITGLFFRLDRHQDIHCLLDDAIRHQTDVLNISSHYLKEIPERIRELKHLKRLTIFEQDVYTLPPALFELTSLEELEIMTADLEGIHQDIGKLKQLRELRIYCGSSYHVPTGWKPKEKSDLGLKHIPAEIGELSELVSLDIGYSGIRELPSELEKLKKLRYLSVTNGLIDGTPDMVKRKIGFRV is encoded by the coding sequence ATGGTAGCCGTAGCTTTTCACACTGATCCAAGAGGAACTGCCTATGAACTGTTGATTGACGAATTGATCGAGAAGGCAGATCGTTTTATGCTGGTTGATAGAAAGTATGCTGAGGAAGCTACACCTGAAAGAGTTACTACAGTGTTACGGAGATTGGATCCGTATTTGATTGAGAACAGTACGATGGAAGAAATGATGATGAAAAGTGGCGCCATGTATTCAGAGGGGATTTATTACATATATCGTTGCACGCCGGAATCAGGGCAGATCCTCAAGGAGGAAGCCAACCGCTTTCATGACTGGTTATATCCCTCAATGCCAGATGATCTTTGTTTTTTGAACGAGGATGGAAGTGACTACTTCTACACTGTTGCTCATGAGAATATGTATGGCATGCATATTACACAAGAAGAAGCAATTGAGCTAATGGAGCGAATCACTGGGTTATTTTTTAGATTAGATCGACATCAAGACATTCATTGCTTACTGGACGATGCGATTAGACATCAGACGGATGTGCTGAATATTAGTTCACATTACTTGAAAGAGATTCCGGAACGAATTCGGGAATTAAAGCACTTGAAACGTTTGACGATTTTTGAGCAGGATGTTTATACGCTTCCTCCAGCCCTTTTCGAACTGACATCATTGGAAGAATTGGAGATCATGACGGCGGATTTGGAAGGTATTCACCAAGACATTGGAAAATTGAAACAACTTCGAGAGCTTAGAATTTATTGCGGCAGTTCTTATCATGTTCCTACCGGGTGGAAGCCAAAGGAGAAGTCGGATCTTGGTCTGAAACATATTCCAGCTGAGATTGGTGAATTAAGTGAACTCGTATCTCTGGATATAGGGTACTCTGGTATTCGTGAGCTTCCGTCTGAACTGGAGAAGTTGAAGAAACTACGTTATTTGAGTGTAACTAATGGTTTAATTGATGGAACGCCAGACATGGTCAAGCGAAAAATTGGCTTCAGAGTGTAA
- a CDS encoding SMI1/KNR4 family protein gives MEPNVSLNVLMDELNRLLGEKIQDQEIRQLFEKYQHREGASEESLDLFEKEYGVRLPGDFRAFYQGKDGSGYGLHVLYPGDAEKGRCTPFYLMSLEEIREIKQYFCEVDEKLEEYYSAEEISQLDPEIKPYLFHKPWIPFATIAGGSLYLMLDFDPTAEGTYGQIIMYVHDPDFVYYLTPTFTDLLSMSNRNLKMMDEITY, from the coding sequence TTGGAGCCGAATGTGTCATTAAACGTGCTAATGGACGAGCTGAATCGCTTGCTGGGTGAGAAAATTCAGGATCAAGAGATTCGACAATTGTTTGAAAAATATCAACATCGGGAAGGTGCATCCGAGGAAAGTCTGGATCTATTTGAAAAGGAGTATGGCGTCCGGCTGCCTGGCGATTTTCGTGCCTTTTACCAAGGCAAAGACGGCAGTGGTTACGGGTTGCATGTGCTGTACCCGGGTGATGCCGAGAAGGGCCGATGTACACCCTTTTATCTGATGTCATTGGAAGAGATTCGAGAGATCAAACAATACTTCTGTGAAGTGGATGAGAAGCTTGAAGAGTATTATTCTGCCGAAGAGATCAGCCAGCTGGACCCGGAGATCAAACCATACCTTTTCCATAAACCATGGATTCCTTTTGCAACAATTGCAGGTGGTTCACTGTATCTGATGCTCGATTTTGATCCAACGGCGGAAGGCACGTATGGGCAGATTATTATGTACGTGCACGATCCGGACTTTGTTTATTACCTTACACCTACCTTCACGGATCTCCTCAGCATGTCGAACCGTAATCTGAAGATGATGGATGAGATTACCTATTAA
- a CDS encoding aromatic ring-hydroxylating oxygenase subunit alpha produces MITSNANHTMTSELPRGCTFTAEDWHVLSQYWYPVAQATEVTDKPLAAQLLDVKLVLYRSNDQIVVAKDLCFHRGAPLSKGWVENGEIVCPYHGFRYNCEGKCTVVPAHPSSKISPKLKLIVYPAVERYGLIWTTLAGTEEQIPSFPGWDDPDFINILPPNFDIAGSSGRQMEGFLDVSHFAYVHTETFGDRNNTEVPQYKVKREGNELLAEYWSTVSNYGKGQDLVAPEGFQWLREFRVFPPFAASLTVHFPGDDKLNILNCASPISARYTRLFCPITRNFDKDAPIEDTIKFNLQVFEEDREMVESQKPEDLPLDLHAEAHIPADRTSIAYRQLLTELGLGRNYTS; encoded by the coding sequence ATGATAACTTCCAACGCAAACCATACAATGACTTCCGAATTACCTAGAGGGTGTACGTTCACCGCTGAAGACTGGCATGTATTATCCCAATATTGGTACCCGGTAGCCCAAGCAACCGAAGTAACAGACAAACCACTGGCTGCTCAATTACTCGATGTGAAGCTGGTTCTCTATCGCAGTAATGATCAGATTGTGGTAGCCAAGGATCTTTGTTTTCACCGCGGGGCTCCACTTAGTAAAGGCTGGGTAGAGAATGGCGAGATTGTCTGCCCTTATCACGGTTTCCGTTATAATTGTGAAGGAAAATGTACCGTAGTTCCTGCGCACCCAAGCTCCAAGATCTCGCCTAAGCTCAAACTTATCGTGTACCCGGCAGTTGAACGTTATGGCTTGATCTGGACCACTTTGGCGGGAACGGAAGAACAAATCCCCTCCTTCCCTGGATGGGATGATCCGGATTTTATCAATATTCTGCCACCCAACTTTGACATTGCTGGTTCCTCTGGACGACAAATGGAGGGATTCCTGGATGTATCCCATTTTGCCTATGTGCATACCGAAACGTTTGGTGACCGAAACAACACAGAAGTCCCCCAATACAAAGTGAAACGCGAAGGTAATGAGTTACTGGCGGAGTATTGGAGTACGGTAAGTAACTATGGCAAAGGGCAAGATCTTGTTGCACCTGAAGGTTTCCAATGGCTGCGCGAGTTTCGAGTGTTCCCACCTTTTGCGGCTTCTCTTACGGTACATTTCCCAGGAGACGACAAGCTGAATATTCTGAATTGTGCTTCGCCAATCTCTGCCCGTTATACACGTTTATTCTGTCCAATCACACGCAACTTTGACAAAGACGCTCCGATTGAAGACACAATCAAGTTCAACTTGCAGGTATTTGAAGAAGACCGCGAGATGGTCGAGTCACAGAAACCGGAGGATCTGCCCCTAGATCTGCATGCCGAGGCCCATATTCCCGCAGACCGTACTTCGATTGCTTATCGTCAATTATTAACGGAGCTTGGCTTGGGACGAAATTACACATCGTAA
- a CDS encoding cupin domain-containing protein, whose product MATSYMDYTLPTTEFTYDLSNNPLFKKDENNYINSLSIKQLNTLGNTSLLDIFLNTGNVVEPHTHPNATELVYCISGAAVVSLINPFTNELLHFPITPGQVANVPQGWWHYEVATADHTHLLAIFDAPVPEAIFGSDTLRLTPAKLLAYTYCLDEKKVQEALAPIQKTVIIGPPADCQPSTSPASNGAPNMNHQPYVMPNVQPNVQPNMQPNTQPNVQPNMQPNNQPNMQPYVNRLPYWGTWVDPRIIHEPGCPYYRELPMNTNNQEDR is encoded by the coding sequence TTGGCAACCTCATACATGGATTACACTTTACCAACCACCGAATTTACTTACGATTTGAGCAATAACCCGTTATTCAAGAAGGATGAGAACAACTATATTAACTCTCTTTCCATCAAACAGTTAAACACACTAGGCAATACTTCTTTACTGGATATTTTCCTCAATACAGGAAATGTGGTTGAACCACATACACATCCGAATGCAACCGAGTTGGTATACTGCATCAGCGGTGCGGCAGTTGTTTCCCTCATTAATCCATTTACCAACGAGCTGCTTCATTTCCCGATTACTCCGGGGCAGGTGGCTAACGTTCCTCAAGGCTGGTGGCACTATGAAGTGGCTACTGCAGATCATACGCACTTACTCGCAATCTTTGATGCTCCTGTTCCTGAAGCGATATTTGGCTCAGACACCTTACGTCTTACACCTGCAAAACTTTTGGCTTATACGTACTGTCTGGATGAGAAAAAAGTTCAAGAAGCACTTGCTCCCATTCAAAAAACAGTGATTATTGGCCCGCCGGCAGATTGCCAGCCTTCAACTTCTCCTGCCTCTAACGGTGCTCCAAATATGAATCATCAGCCTTACGTAATGCCTAATGTACAACCAAATGTACAACCAAACATGCAACCCAACACACAACCCAATGTACAACCAAACATGCAGCCCAACAACCAACCAAACATGCAACCTTACGTGAACCGTCTTCCGTACTGGGGCACTTGGGTTGATCCACGTATTATTCATGAGCCGGGCTGTCCGTATTATAGAGAGCTTCCTATGAATACGAATAATCAAGAGGACAGATGA
- a CDS encoding SMI1/KNR4 family protein, translated as MYIVSRVLKPVPTEELDHFEQQHAISLPLSYRTWIEQYGEGTYTGWMNVQRPDPEVLKPFVEYDFWIHTDDSPISQQQLEQCISIGSSVDGDFLAVHPEVEGLLWLPRHDENITLWTCTETEFGETLDRIYCGYYHQDKPITPLFFEPWNELRKHTFYHFSGTEQGSSMKELADICKTEFKWDVVLENEYMCKMFMVSMGGYLRFNYATGREVALFYEEKNGAEEATDNEISLFLQAHHCTAYE; from the coding sequence ATGTATATTGTATCCCGTGTACTTAAGCCGGTTCCAACAGAGGAATTGGATCACTTTGAACAACAGCACGCCATCTCGCTACCTTTGTCATACCGGACCTGGATTGAACAATATGGGGAAGGTACATACACGGGATGGATGAATGTGCAGAGACCGGACCCGGAAGTGCTGAAGCCTTTTGTTGAATATGATTTTTGGATACATACGGATGATTCGCCTATAAGTCAGCAGCAACTTGAGCAGTGCATCTCCATCGGCAGTTCTGTAGATGGAGATTTCCTTGCTGTTCATCCGGAAGTTGAGGGGCTGTTGTGGCTACCGCGTCATGATGAGAATATCACCTTATGGACATGCACGGAGACTGAATTTGGCGAAACGCTGGACCGGATCTATTGTGGGTATTACCATCAGGATAAACCGATAACACCACTATTCTTTGAGCCGTGGAATGAGTTGCGGAAACATACGTTTTACCATTTTTCAGGAACAGAACAGGGAAGCTCCATGAAGGAACTCGCCGATATATGCAAAACAGAATTTAAGTGGGATGTTGTGTTGGAGAATGAGTACATGTGCAAGATGTTCATGGTGTCGATGGGAGGATATTTACGATTTAACTATGCAACTGGGAGAGAAGTTGCCCTTTTCTATGAAGAAAAGAATGGTGCGGAGGAGGCGACGGATAACGAAATCAGTTTGTTCTTGCAGGCACATCATTGCACGGCATATGAATAG
- a CDS encoding DUF1361 domain-containing protein produces the protein MRKLNYIRIFIFLSVVTIVTLGLYYVAADWLDQRYFRFLIWNLFLGWIPFVFSYASYLLSDVKWKGAAWLAVASGLLWLLFFPNSSYIVTDLIHLTARSSRYYGGNGVDFTYWYDLSVVLMFVWTGLLLGFLSMYQLQEVIYHRIGRWASWIFVLAGCALGSYGVLLGRVYRLNSWDALTNRETLIELMHESVSRPSLAFCLFFGTFITTIYATLYYLINTRAPRETKKSAGSPESDLQALR, from the coding sequence TTGAGAAAACTGAATTATATTCGCATATTTATTTTCCTTAGTGTGGTTACTATAGTAACGCTTGGCTTGTACTATGTAGCCGCAGATTGGCTGGATCAGCGTTATTTCCGCTTCCTGATCTGGAATCTGTTCTTGGGCTGGATTCCTTTTGTGTTCTCTTATGCATCCTATCTTCTAAGTGATGTGAAATGGAAAGGTGCTGCATGGCTAGCAGTCGCAAGTGGGCTGCTGTGGTTGTTATTTTTCCCGAACTCTTCTTATATTGTTACGGATTTGATTCATCTTACAGCGAGAAGTTCCCGGTATTATGGTGGGAACGGAGTGGACTTCACGTATTGGTACGACTTAAGTGTTGTATTAATGTTTGTCTGGACTGGACTCCTGCTTGGATTCCTGTCGATGTATCAGCTTCAGGAAGTGATCTATCACCGAATTGGACGCTGGGCATCCTGGATCTTTGTACTGGCAGGTTGTGCTTTGGGAAGTTATGGGGTCTTGCTTGGACGTGTATATCGACTGAATAGCTGGGATGCACTGACGAATCGCGAGACGCTGATTGAACTGATGCACGAAAGTGTAAGCCGTCCGTCTCTGGCGTTTTGCCTGTTTTTTGGCACGTTTATCACTACAATCTATGCCACATTGTATTATCTGATCAATACGAGGGCTCCCCGTGAAACGAAGAAGAGTGCAGGAAGTCCCGAGTCGGACCTGCAAGCGTTACGCTAA
- a CDS encoding ZIP family metal transporter, with product MWTAFMWGGISASAVVIGALAALFLKIPKRVIGWIMAFGTGTLIGAATFELLGDALNDGGIIPTAIGFTAGAVVYTLFDLLVSAKGGAGRKRSAKSGDSNQSGLGIFAGTVMDAIPESIMLGASLLAGNGVSVVLVVSIFVSNIPEGLSSTVGLQGKYSRGKIILMWLSVLLISAIAALGGYLFLEQLPEEMGAAIGAFAGGGIIAMICSTMMPEAFEEGGPVVGLIASMGLLVSLLLDL from the coding sequence ATGTGGACTGCATTCATGTGGGGCGGCATCTCTGCCTCAGCGGTTGTCATTGGCGCACTCGCAGCCTTGTTTCTGAAGATTCCCAAACGAGTCATTGGATGGATCATGGCTTTTGGGACAGGAACATTAATTGGTGCAGCGACCTTTGAACTTCTCGGAGATGCGCTGAATGATGGAGGAATAATACCTACCGCCATTGGATTTACGGCGGGTGCCGTCGTGTACACGCTGTTTGACTTGCTCGTTTCTGCAAAGGGAGGGGCGGGGCGTAAACGTTCGGCAAAGTCGGGAGACTCGAACCAAAGCGGGCTTGGGATCTTTGCAGGAACAGTAATGGATGCTATCCCGGAATCCATCATGCTTGGTGCCAGCTTGCTGGCCGGTAACGGTGTCAGTGTGGTCCTGGTAGTATCGATCTTTGTCAGCAACATTCCTGAAGGTCTGTCCAGTACGGTTGGACTACAGGGCAAGTATAGTCGTGGCAAAATCATATTAATGTGGCTTAGTGTACTATTGATCTCCGCGATTGCAGCACTGGGTGGATATCTGTTTCTGGAGCAGCTTCCAGAGGAGATGGGTGCAGCGATTGGTGCATTTGCAGGTGGCGGAATCATTGCCATGATCTGCTCGACGATGATGCCAGAAGCCTTTGAAGAGGGCGGACCTGTTGTAGGTTTAATTGCATCCATGGGATTGCTTGTGTCGCTGTTGTTGGATCTGTAG
- a CDS encoding Crp/Fnr family transcriptional regulator: protein MICTHEAKDACFSKVSLFQHLDPSEAALLISLLHTRIYNKGEVVVKEGERSDTLYVVHQGCVKLSKYNENGKEHISRFLFPGDFFGQDSLLHQKPHAANAEVLEPSAICSISKHDFDQLLEHDPKLAYHFLLAITKLLRETDEWNSSLSAMTTEQKIAKLLLYFHTRNHAKHEIRLPVFKKDMALLLGITPETLSRKLAMMQTQGLLQVTGNCILILQLELLREKIESPAGSQ from the coding sequence ATGATCTGTACACACGAAGCGAAGGATGCCTGTTTCTCCAAAGTATCTCTGTTCCAGCATCTTGATCCATCCGAAGCTGCCTTGTTGATCTCCCTTCTGCATACCCGCATATATAACAAAGGCGAAGTTGTCGTCAAGGAGGGAGAACGCTCAGATACGCTTTATGTGGTTCATCAGGGATGTGTGAAGTTATCCAAATACAATGAAAATGGCAAGGAACATATTAGTCGGTTTCTGTTTCCCGGAGATTTCTTCGGACAAGATTCCCTGTTACACCAAAAACCACATGCCGCGAACGCCGAAGTTCTGGAGCCTTCAGCCATCTGCTCTATCAGTAAGCATGACTTTGACCAATTACTTGAACATGATCCAAAGCTTGCTTATCATTTCCTGCTTGCCATTACCAAGTTGCTCCGTGAAACAGATGAATGGAACAGCTCGCTAAGTGCGATGACAACGGAACAGAAGATTGCCAAGTTGCTTTTGTATTTCCATACCCGAAATCATGCAAAACATGAGATCCGCTTGCCTGTTTTCAAAAAAGATATGGCTCTGTTACTCGGGATCACACCCGAAACACTTAGTCGTAAACTTGCCATGATGCAAACTCAGGGACTGCTTCAGGTTACAGGAAACTGTATCCTTATTCTGCAATTGGAGCTGCTTAGGGAAAAAATTGAATCGCCTGCCGGAAGCCAATGA